One Archangium violaceum genomic window, TGCCCGAAGATGAGCGCCAGGGCGATCTCGAAGGCCAGCTCCCGCATGGCGGGCCACAAGGTGAAGTCGCCCGGGAGCGCCGCCCAGCGCTCGAAGTGCCGCGTGGCGATCGCTTCGATGGTGGGCACGAACCCACGCATCGTCGCGTAGCTGAAGTGGGGCGCGAGCAGACGGCGCCGCTCCAGGTGCTCCTCGCCTTCGATCATCGAGAGGCAGTGCGCCCCGAGCAACTGGCGGACCCCCGGAGTCCAGCGGTTCTTCAGGTACTTGCCCTCGCCCGCGAAGATCCACTGGATGGCCTCCGGGCCGAGCAGGAACACGGTGGGTGAACCCAGCACGTGGGACCGGAAGACGGGGCCGTACTGGCTTTGCCGGCGTTGGATGAAGGCCCGGCTGGAGCGCAGGAACTCCAGCGTCTCCCCGAGCAGCGGGAGGCCAGATTTCCCAGGGGGGAGCGGGAGGTTCTCAGGAGACGGGGAACTGGCATCCACCTGGAGCGTCATGTCGATGTCTCCGGGCCGTTGGGGGAACAGCCCATGAGGAGAGATCATACAGGAAGCCCAGGCGGGACGTGAGGGAGCGGCCGGGAGTCCAACCCCTCCTCTCCTCTGACGTTCATCGTGACTTTCACTGCGGGCGTAGCACGAGCAGCCGCAGCTCGGTCATGTCCTCGATGGCGTACTTCACGCCCTCGCGCCCCACCCCCGAGCCCTTCACGCCGCCGTAGGGCATCGTGTCGACGCGGAAGCTCGGCACGTCGCCCACGACGACGCCTCCCACCTCCAGCTCGTCCCACGCGTGCATCGCCTTCGACAAGTCATTGGTGAAGAGGCCCGCCTGCAATCCATAGCGCCCCTCGTTCACCACTCGCAGCGCCTCGTCGAATGCCTGGAAGGGCTGGAGCAATACGACCGGACCGAAGGCCTCCTCCGCGCTCAGCGGCTCGTCGGCGGGCACGCCCTCCAGCACGGTGGCCTCGAGCAGTGCGCCGCGCCGCCCTCCCCCCGTCAGCACACGAGCCCCCCGCTCCACCGCGCGTTGAATCCAGCCCTCCAGCCGCCGCGCGGCGGGCTCGTCGATCATCGGACCGAGCGTGGTGGACTCGTCCCGGGGGTTCCCCGCGCGCAGCGCCCGCGCCCGTGCGACGAGCCGCTCGCGCAGCGCGTCGTACAGCTCCTCGTGCACGAGCACGCGCTGCACCGAGATGCAGCTCTGCCCCGCCTGGAAGAAGGCGCCATGGGCCACCCGGTCCGCGACGAAGTCCAGGCGTTCGCCCTGGTCACGGTCCACCACGCAGGCCGCGTTGCCTCCCAACTCCAGGACCACCTTCTTGCGGCCAGCGCGCGCCTTGAGCTCCCACCCCACCTTCTCCGAGCCGGTGAACGAGAGCAGCTTCAGCCGGTCGTCCTCGATGAAGGGCCCCACGTCCTCGAGGCGCGTCGGGAGCACCGAGAAGGCCCCCTCGGGGAGCTCCGTCTCGGCGAGCACCTCGGCCAGGAGCATCGCGCTCACGGGCGTGCGATCCGACGGTTTGAGCACGAACGGGCAACCCGCGGCGATGGCCGGCGCCACCTTGTGCGCCACCAGGTTGAGCGGGAAGTTGAACGGGGTGATGAACGAGCACGGGCCCACGGGCACGCGCTGGGTGAAGCCCCGGTAGCCGGCCGCGCGCCGGGACACCTCCAGGTTCAGCACCTCGCCCTCGAGCCGCACGGCCTCCTCGGCCGCCGCCTTGAACGTGTCGATCAACCGGGTGACCTCGCCCCGAGCGTCGCGCAGGGGCTTGCCCGCCTCGACGCAGAGCGCGAGCGCGAGCTCCTCGGCCCGCTCATGGAAGCGGCGCACACAGTGCTCGAGCACCTCCTGCCGCGCATACGGCGCCAGCCGCCGCATGGGGCCCGTCGCGCGCACCGCGGCGGCGATGGCCTCCTCCACGGCCGCCGCGTCCGCGAGCGCCACGCGGGTCACGACCTCGCCCGAGTACTTATCGGTCACGGCCAGCTCCGCGTTGGACTGCCGCGGACGGTTGGCCAGGTAATACGGATAGCGTTCAGCCAGCATGGCGTTCCTCCCTTTCAAACGGCGCCGAGAGCGCGCGCATCATCCGAGTAGTCGATGGGCAGGTCGATGACGTGCACGCCGCCCGACTCCAGGCAGCGCGCGAGCGTGGAGCCGAACTCCGTGGCGCTCGTGGGGCGGTGTCCGCGTGCGCCGTAGGCTTCCGCGTAGCGGACGAAGTCCGGGTTGCCCAGCTCCATTCCATAGTCCGGCAGCCCCATCTCCCCCTGCTTCCAGCGGATCATCCCGTAGCCGTCGTCGCGCACCACGACCACCGTCAGGTCCAGCTTCAGGCGCACCGCCGTCTCCAGCTCCTGCGAGTTCATCATGAACCCGCCGTCACCACAGACCGCGAGCACCTTGCGGCGCGGGTGGACCAGCTTCGCCGCGAGGGCGGACGGGAGCCCCGCGCCCATGGTCGCGAGCGCGTTGTCGAGCAGCAGCGTGTTGGGCCGGCGGCAGCGGTAGTAGCGGGCGAACCAGAGCTTGTACATGCCGTTGTCCAGGCACACGATTCCATCATCCGGCATCGCGCGCCGCACCTCGGCGACGAGCCGCGCGGGGTAGATGGGGAAGCGGTCGTCGTCCGTGCCGCGCGCGAGCTGCGCGTCGAGCCCCGCGCGGGCCTGCTCGAAGGGCGAGAAGTCCCAGTGCGAGCGGGGACCGACCCCCTCGGCCAGGCGCCACACCGCGTTGGCGATGTCGCCCGTCACCTCCACCTTGGGGAAGTACACGGGGTCCACTCCAGCCGGCGAGAAGTTCAGGTGGACCACCGTGCGGCGGTCGTCGCGCATGACGAAGGGCGGCTTCTCGATGACGTCGTGGCCCACGTTGATGATGCAGTCCGAGGCCTCGATGGCGCGGTGGACGTAGTCCCCGTCCGAGAGCGCCGCCGTGCCCATCCAGAGCGGATGCGTCTCATCCACCACGCCCTTGCCCATCTGGGTGCTGAAGAAGGGAATCCCCACCCGGTCCACGAAGACGCGCAGCATCTCCGAGGTGAGCTTGCGGTTGGCCCCCGCGCCAATCATGAGCAGCGGGCGGCGGGCGGACGCGATGGCCTCGACCGCCTGCGCGATGGAGGCCTCGTCGGCCACGGGCCGGCGATGGACCATGGGCGCGAGGGGCGCGGCCTCCGTGGACTCGCGCGCCACGTCCTCGGGCAGCTCCAGGTGCGTCGCACCGGGGCGCTCCTCCTGGGCGCGGCGGAAGGCCTCGCGCACCGCCGAGGGGACGTGCTCCGCGGAGACGAGCGTGCGGGTGGACTTGGTGAGCGGCCGCATCATCCCCACGACGTCGACGATCTGGAAGTGGCCCTGCTTGCTGACCTTGATGGGCTTCTGCCCGGTGATCATCACCATGGGCATGGCGCCGAGCTGGGCATACGCCGCGGCCGTGACGAAGTTGGTCGCGCCGGGCCCCAGCGTCGCGAGGCACACGCCCGCGTTCCCCGTGAGCCGTCCCCACGTGGCGGCCATGAAGCCCGCGGCCTGCTCGTGGCGCGTGACGACGAAGCGCATGCCCGAGGCACGCATGGACTCGAGCAGGTCCAGGTTCTCCTCTCCAGGGAGTCCGAAGACGCAACGCACGCCCTCCGCTTCCAGCGCTTTGACGAACACATCCGATGCCTTCATGGGGTTCTTCCTCCGGGACGAGGAGAAATCTAAACGTGGGCCACGATTCGTCCATTCGTTTGTTCCCATGAACCCGATAGGCATTGCCTATGATGAGGGAATGGAGCTCCGCCACCTGCGCTACTTCTCCGCCGTCGCCGACGCGCTGCACTTCGGCCGTGCCGCGCGAGTCCTCCACGTCTCGCAGCCCACGCTGTCGCAGCAGATCCGCCAGCTCGAGGAGGAGCTCGGCGCGCCGCTCTTCGAGCGCGCACGCGGCGGTGTGCGGCTGACGCAGGCGGGGGAGCTGTTCCGCACCTATGCCTCGCGCGCGCTGGAGGACGTGGACGCCGGCCGCATGGCGGTGGGAGCGCTGCGCGGACTGGCCACGGGGACGCTGCGGGTGGGCTACCCGCCCAGCATGCGCGGCGTGGTGGTGCCCGCGCTCGCCGCCGTGCTGCGCAGGCATCCAGGCCTGGCGCTGAGCGCCGAGGAGGCCATCGTCCGGCGCGTGGAGCGGCGGCTCGCCGACGGCAAGCTGGACGTGGGGCTGGCGTACGCCCCCGCGCGCCTCCCCGACCTCGACGCGGAGCCCGTCTTCGACAGCAAGCTCGCGCTCGTCGTCGCGCGGGGGCACCCGCTGGCGGGAGCGAAGTCCGTGGGGGCGCGTCAGCTCGCCGAGGAGTCGTTCGCGTTGCTCTCGCGTGGGCTGCGGGTGCGCGCGCGCGTGGATGCCTGGTTCTCCGCCATGCGGCTCGCCCCCCACATCGCGCTCGAGTCGAACGCGGTGGGCACCGTGCTCGCGATCGTCCGCGCGGGCCTCGCCGTCACCGTGCTCCCCGAGCCGCAGCTCGCCGACGCCGAGAGATTGGTGGTGAAACGGCTCTCTCCAGCGCCCCGCTCCGAGCTCGCGGCGCTCCTCTGGCGCAAGGGAGCTCCGCGTACACCCGCGGCGGAACTGTTCGCGGAGCAGGTGCGCGAGCGGGCGAAGGAGACCAGGGCGAATTGACGCGTCAATAGCCGTGTCAGAAACCGTCACTGACACGTCAGAACGCGCTTTCTCCCGGCTTTCGCGGTTGGCACTCCCCTCCTCCGTCCTCTAGAAGGCCCCCGCGCGGCTCCGTGGCCCGGAGCCTGCAATCAACTTCGGAGACCCATCGCTCGTCGAGAGCGGCTGCTTCGGAAATCGGAGCAAGCGGGTGGGAGGAAAATCTTGTTTTCACGAAAGCATCACCAGTTGCTCGGGGGAGTCGCACTCCTCTGGGCCTTCACCGCGCAGGCGCAGCGCAACATCCCCAGCTTCGAGCTGGAGCGGCTGCAGCTCAACCCCAGTGCGCGAGACAGCCTCGTGCTGTCGACCGGCGACCTGCTGCAGAAGGGGCAGTACAACGTCGCCTTCACCATGCATTACGAGAACAAGCCGCTCGTGCTCCTCCAGAATGACAGGGAGATTGGCACCGTCATCTCCGACCGCGTGACGGCGCACCTGAGCGGCGCCTACGCCTTCACCAACTGGCTCGAGGTGGGCGCGCAGATTCCCGTCGTGTCCCAGTGGGGCCCGGAGACCGGGGGACTGGGCTATGAGACGCCGGAGACCCTGGCGCTGGGTACTCCCTGGCTGCAGGCTCGCGCTGGCATCCTCTCCGAGAATCGTGACGGACCGCTGGACCTCGGCGTGCACCTCGGCGCGGCGCTGCCCCTGGGCAGCGCGGAGGCCCTCACGCGGGACCAGGGCTTCGTCTTCACGCCGCGCCTGGGCCTCGGCAAGCGCATCGGGGATTCCTGGCGCGTGGGCGCCGACGTGGGCGCGCTCGTCCGCACCAAGACGTACCCGCTCTCCGAGGGACGGGTGGACTCCCGGGACGAGCTGGGCCTGGAGGTGAATGGCGGCATCAACGTCACCGCCGCCCTGTTCGGCATCAAGGAGGAGCTGCTGGTGCGCGGCACGTACCCCACGGCGCGCACGCCCGCCTCCCTGGAGGTGCTGCTCGGCCTGCGCGCCCCCCTGGGCCAGGGCGTGGAGGTGTACGGCATGGGCGGCCCCGGCTTCGGAACGACGCCGGGCACTCCGGCCTTCCGCGTGTTCGCGGGCCTCGCGTTCTCCCCGGACACCGCCGCGGCGGCCCGGTGCGTGGAGGGCAAGCCCCACGACCCGGCCCAGTGCCCCGACCTCGACGCCGACGGTGACGGCGTGAAGAACTCCGCCGACCGCTGCCCGACCGAGAAGGGCCTCGCCGAGCTCAACGGCTGCCCCGACACCGACGACGACAAGGACGGCATCCTCAACCGGGCCGACCGCTGCCCCGCCCAGGCGGAGAACGTCAACGGCTACCAGGATGACGACGGCTGCCCGGATGACCCGGACTCCGACGGTGATGGCATCGTGGACTCGAAGGACGCCTGCCCGAAGGACGCCGAGGACAAGGACGGCTTCCAGGACGAGGACGGCTGCCCCGACCCGGACAACGACCAGGACGGCGTCACCGACGCGCGCGACGCCTGCATCAACGAGGCGGGTCCGAGGGAGAACCGCGGCTGCCCCGACAAGGATCGCGATGGCGACGGCCTCGTCGACCGGCTCGACAACTGCCCCGATGAGAAGGGCACCGAGAAGAACAAGGGCTGCAAGGAGAAGCAGACCGTGCAGATCGAAGAGGGGCAGATCCGCCTGCTCGAGGCCGTCTTCTTCGAGAACAACAAGGACGTCATCAGCCCGCGCAGCCACAAGATGCTCGACTCGGTGGCGGCCATCCTCAACTCGCACCCGGAGATCGAGAAGGTGCGCATCGAGGGCCACACCGACAACCAGGGCCAGGCCGACTACAACATGGACCTGTCGCAGCGCCGCGCCAACGCGGTGGCGAAGTACCTCGAGAGCAAGAACGTGGCAGCCAGCCGCCTGGAGCCCAGGGGCTTCGGCCAGACGCGGCCCATCGCCAGCAATGACACCAAGGAAGGCCGCGCGAAGAACCGTCGCGTGGAGTTCAAGATCGTCGGGGACGCTGACGGCGTGCAGACGCAGCAGGGCAACCCCACCGGCACCCTCGAGAAGTGAGGTAGAGATTCCATGGATACGTGTGTCAATGAAACGCTCCCCCGGGAGCCAGCGTCCGTGAAGTTCTCGCGCGCGGCGATTTCCGCGGCGGCGCTCACGTTCGCCCTCCTCGTCACCCTCACCGGCTGTGGTGGAACGGAGCTCTCCGAGTCCACCACCCAGGACCCCACGCAGGAGGGGACCTACGCGCTCGCCACCTGCGGCAACGGCAAGCTCGAAGAAGACGAGCAGTGCGACGACGGCAACACCACCGATGGTGATGGCTGCAGCTCCACTTGCACCCTCGAGGCCCGAGCGAACTGCGGCAACGGTACGCTCGACGATTTCGAGCAGTGCGACGACGGCAACACCACCGATGGTGATGGCTGCAGCGCCATCTGCACCATCCAGGGCGGGTACAGCTGCCCCGCCAGCCCTGCCAGCCCCTCGGGTCCCTCGGTGTGCGCACCGAGGTGTGGTGATGGTATCAAGGACACGTCCGAGGCCTGCGACGACGGCAACACCACCGATGGTGACGGCTGCAACGCCACCTGCACCGCCGTGGAGAGCAGCTTCGGCTGCAAGAACACGGGCGCGAGCGCCTTCATCACCCGCCGCGGCCGGACCGAATGCTTGACCAGGTCGAATCTCGGCGCTCCGCCCGGACTGCCCGAGACCGCGATCCAGCCCGACCTGAGCGTGCCGGGCCGGTACCGCATTCAATACGTCTCGGGAGCCATCAGCTTCTCGAACAACAAGAACTGGCGCCCCGGCATCATGGGCGTCAACTACTTCACCCCCGCCGGTGAGCAGGCCTTCTCGGTCGGATACACCGAAGGTTTCGACACGCGCGAACAGGCCCTCGCCCTGGCAGTCAACCCGGGCGCCCGTACGCGCGTGGAGAGGGACTTCGAGGCGCTCACGGGCGACGTGCGCGTGACCTTCATCGACAACGACTGCGACCTGCTCAACAACACCGACAACACCATCACCTACCGCGTGGACGCGATGTCCATCTGCCAGCTGATTCCCGTCGTCACGGATCCGCCCGCGGGTGGCATCACGGATCCGGTTCTCGGGGGCACCGCCTCGCCGGGCGCCACCGTGAAGGTCTACATCGATGGAAGCACCTCGCCGGCTTGCGAAGCCGTCGCCGATTCTTCCGGCAATTGGACGTGCACCATCTCCGGCTACGAGGAGGGGGAGCACTCTATCACCAAGGTCACCTCCACCACCCTGAGCGCCACGGAGGAGAGCACCCCTGGTATCGACTTCAGCCTCGATAACAACCCGCCAGCCCCGCCCGTCATCACGGGCCCGACGCCGGGCTCCGTGCTTGACACCTCGACGCCCGTGATCAGCGGCACGGCGGAGGCGAACAGCACGGTGACGGTGCGTGAGGGCGACACGGTGATCTGCACCGCCACCACCGACGCCAGCGGCGCGTGGAGCTGCACCCCGACCACCCCGCTCTCCGAGGGTCCGCACACCGTGACGGCCACGGCCACCGACGTGGCAGGCAACACCAGCCAGCCCTCCAACGACGATCCCTTCACCATCAGCATCCCGCCCGACACCACCATCACCAAGGGCCCCGGTGAGAGCACCGAGAACACCACCGCTGAGTTCGAGTACGCGTCGAACGAGAGCAACGTGACCTACGAGTGCAGCCTGGACGGTCAGGATTTCGCTCCTTGCGAGACCAGCTACACCGTCGCCCGGGGGCAGCACACGTTGAGAGTGCGCGCCGTGGATGCCGCGGGCAACGTGGACCCGACGCCCGCCGAGTACACGTGGACGGTGACGGAGCCCGCTCCCGGGGAGCCCCCCGTCTTCGCCGGTAACGGCTGCAGCGCGGCCCCCGTCTCGTCCTGGCTGGCGCTCCTGGGCCTGCTCGGCCTGCGTCGGAGGAGCCGTCGCTGAGCTGAAGTGAAAGGTCCTCGAAGACCTCGACGGGGGTCCACCTGGCCGGGTGGACCCCCGTTGTCTTGTATGCTGCCCCCGTGGGGACGACAGGGACGAGGCCCGAGGTGTACGACGAGGAGTTGCTCCTCGCGGTGGACGAGGGACTGCTCTCGCAAGAGGAGGCGGTGGCCCTGCGCGCGGAGGCACTCCGCCTGGAGCGAAGCCCCCTGGAGCTGCTGAGGGAGCAGGGCGTGCTCTCCGAGGATACCCTCTTCCTGTTGCGCGAGGAGCTCTCCCGCGAGGGCACGGGCCGGCACGAAGGCACGGCCACGGGTGGCTCCCGGCCCGAGGAGGCCGACACCCTGGCCCCCGGCACTCCCGGCAGCGCGCCCCCCTCACCCGTCACATCGTCCGAGGAGCCTCGCGAGCCCGCCTTCCCGGTGCCGGACTGGGACCGCTACCAGCCCGTGCGCTTCCTCGGCCAGGGCGGCATGGGCCTGGTGTTCCTCGCGTATGATCCGCTGCTGCGCCGCAACGTGGCCCTCAAGTTCGTGCGCGGCGAGGATCCCGAGCTCGCGCGCCGCTTCCTCGCCGAGGCCCGCGCCCAGGCCCGCGTGCGTCACGAGCGCGTGTGCGAGGTGTACGAGGTCGGCGAGGTGCAGGGCCGGGGCTTCATCGCCATGCGGTACGTGGATGGGCAGCCGCTGGGACAGCTCGCGGACTCGCTCACCCTGGAGCAGAAGGTGCTGGTGCTGCGCCAGGCCGCCGAGGGCGTTCACGCCGCCCACCGCGCCGGCCTCATCCACCGCGACATCAAGCCCGCCAACATCCTCGTGGAGCGTACCGAGGACGGGGGCCTGGCCCCCTTCGTCATGGACTTCGGTCTCGCGCGCGACTGGCGCGACGAGGGCACGGCCACGGGCGCGGTGCTGGGCACCCCCCACTACATGGCCCCCGAGCAGGCCCGGGGCGAGGTGTCCCGGTTGGACAGGCGCGTGGACGTCTACGCCCTGGGCGCCTCGCTCTACGCGCTGCTCACCGGACAGCCTCCCTTCACCGGCGCCAACGCCCTGGAGGTCATCACCCGCATCCAGTCCGACGAGCTCCGCCCGCCGCGCGCGCTCGACGAGGACATCCCCTCCGACCTGGAGGCCATCGTCCTCAAGTGTCTGGAGAAGGAGCGCTCGGCCCGCTACGACTCGGCGCGCGCTCTCGTCGAGGACCTGGAGCGCTTCCTCGGAGGCGAGCCGGTGCTGGCCCGCCAGGGACTGGGCTACCGGCTGCGCAAGAAGGTCCGCAAGCACCGGGTGGCGTTGTCACTCGGCACGGGCGCGCTGCTCGTGGTGACGCTGGCCCTCGGTCAGGCCGTCCTCGCCCGCCACGAGGTGGCCGAGCGTGAGCGGCTCTCCCGCCGCTTCACCGAGCGCGTGGAACGCATCGAGGCCTCGGCGCGCTACTCCGCCCTGTCGCGACTGCACGACACGCGCGAGGACCGGAAGGCCCTCCGCGCGGAGATGAACGCCCTGGAGGCCGAGGTGCGTCAGGCCGGCCCTCGGGCCCGGGGGCCGGGCCAGTACGCCCTGGGCCGCGCGCTGCTCTCCCTGGATGACCTGGAGGGCGCGCGCGAGCGGCTCGAGTCCGCGTGGGAGCTCGGCTACCGCGAGCCCCGGGTGGCCTGGGCGCTCGCGCTGGTGCTGGGCAATCTCTACCGGGACCAGCTCCTGCTGGAAGTGGAGCGCCGCAGTCCCGAGCAGCGCGAGGCCCGCCGCCGCCAGCTCGAGCAGCGCTACCGGGATCCGGCGCTCGCGTACCTGCGGCAGGCCGAGGGCGTCGACGTCCACGCCCCGCCTTCCTATGTGAAGGCGCTCTTCGCCTTCCATGAAGCCCGCTACGAGGAGGCACTGGCCCACCTGGACACCCTGGGCTCCACGCAGCCGTGGTTCTACGAGGCCCCCCTGCTCCGGGGTGACATCCTCCTGGCCCGGGCCACCCACCGATGGAACCAGGGAGACAGCGCTGGCGCCCAGGCGGACCTCGCAGCCGGCCGCCAGGCCTATGCCACCGCCATCGCCACGGCCGAGAGCGAACCCGCCGCGCACTACGCCCTGGGGCGGCTGGAGCTCGCCGCGCTCGTCATCGAGCTGTACGGTCAGGGGAACATCCTGCCCCACTACCACCGGGGCCTGGAGGCCCTGTCCCACGCGCTCGCCGCCGCGCCGGACTCCTACCGTGCCCTGATGCTGGAGTCGGGCTTCCACCGCCGGCTCGCCGAACAGCGCATCACCCAGAGCGCCAGGGACGTGGAGCCGCTGCTGGAGAAGGCCATCGCCGCCGCACGCGCCGCCCAGGAGCTCGCGCCCCCGAGAGCCCGCGTCCCACTGCAGCTGGCCGTCATCTGGCGGCTGTGGGCCCGCTACCGGCAACAGCAGGGGGAGGATCCCCGCGAGCAGCTCCGCCAGTCCATCGAGTCCTTCGAACGTCTCCGCCCCGAGGAGCGCGACTACGCCTTCTACGCCAACCTCGGCGTGACCCACAGGGTCTGGGCCGATTATGAGAGCGAGCATGGGGGGGACCCCTTCGTCCATCTGGGGAAGGCCATCGACGCGTACCTCGCGGCCATCCAGCTGGACGAGCGCCAGGCGGATGCGTGGATCAACCTGGGCAGTGCCTACCGCCAGCGGGCCTC contains:
- a CDS encoding aldehyde dehydrogenase family protein, which translates into the protein MLAERYPYYLANRPRQSNAELAVTDKYSGEVVTRVALADAAAVEEAIAAAVRATGPMRRLAPYARQEVLEHCVRRFHERAEELALALCVEAGKPLRDARGEVTRLIDTFKAAAEEAVRLEGEVLNLEVSRRAAGYRGFTQRVPVGPCSFITPFNFPLNLVAHKVAPAIAAGCPFVLKPSDRTPVSAMLLAEVLAETELPEGAFSVLPTRLEDVGPFIEDDRLKLLSFTGSEKVGWELKARAGRKKVVLELGGNAACVVDRDQGERLDFVADRVAHGAFFQAGQSCISVQRVLVHEELYDALRERLVARARALRAGNPRDESTTLGPMIDEPAARRLEGWIQRAVERGARVLTGGGRRGALLEATVLEGVPADEPLSAEEAFGPVVLLQPFQAFDEALRVVNEGRYGLQAGLFTNDLSKAMHAWDELEVGGVVVGDVPSFRVDTMPYGGVKGSGVGREGVKYAIEDMTELRLLVLRPQ
- a CDS encoding acetolactate synthase large subunit; its protein translation is MKASDVFVKALEAEGVRCVFGLPGEENLDLLESMRASGMRFVVTRHEQAAGFMAATWGRLTGNAGVCLATLGPGATNFVTAAAYAQLGAMPMVMITGQKPIKVSKQGHFQIVDVVGMMRPLTKSTRTLVSAEHVPSAVREAFRRAQEERPGATHLELPEDVARESTEAAPLAPMVHRRPVADEASIAQAVEAIASARRPLLMIGAGANRKLTSEMLRVFVDRVGIPFFSTQMGKGVVDETHPLWMGTAALSDGDYVHRAIEASDCIINVGHDVIEKPPFVMRDDRRTVVHLNFSPAGVDPVYFPKVEVTGDIANAVWRLAEGVGPRSHWDFSPFEQARAGLDAQLARGTDDDRFPIYPARLVAEVRRAMPDDGIVCLDNGMYKLWFARYYRCRRPNTLLLDNALATMGAGLPSALAAKLVHPRRKVLAVCGDGGFMMNSQELETAVRLKLDLTVVVVRDDGYGMIRWKQGEMGLPDYGMELGNPDFVRYAEAYGARGHRPTSATEFGSTLARCLESGGVHVIDLPIDYSDDARALGAV
- a CDS encoding LysR substrate-binding domain-containing protein, coding for MELRHLRYFSAVADALHFGRAARVLHVSQPTLSQQIRQLEEELGAPLFERARGGVRLTQAGELFRTYASRALEDVDAGRMAVGALRGLATGTLRVGYPPSMRGVVVPALAAVLRRHPGLALSAEEAIVRRVERRLADGKLDVGLAYAPARLPDLDAEPVFDSKLALVVARGHPLAGAKSVGARQLAEESFALLSRGLRVRARVDAWFSAMRLAPHIALESNAVGTVLAIVRAGLAVTVLPEPQLADAERLVVKRLSPAPRSELAALLWRKGAPRTPAAELFAEQVRERAKETRAN
- a CDS encoding OmpA family protein yields the protein MFSRKHHQLLGGVALLWAFTAQAQRNIPSFELERLQLNPSARDSLVLSTGDLLQKGQYNVAFTMHYENKPLVLLQNDREIGTVISDRVTAHLSGAYAFTNWLEVGAQIPVVSQWGPETGGLGYETPETLALGTPWLQARAGILSENRDGPLDLGVHLGAALPLGSAEALTRDQGFVFTPRLGLGKRIGDSWRVGADVGALVRTKTYPLSEGRVDSRDELGLEVNGGINVTAALFGIKEELLVRGTYPTARTPASLEVLLGLRAPLGQGVEVYGMGGPGFGTTPGTPAFRVFAGLAFSPDTAAAARCVEGKPHDPAQCPDLDADGDGVKNSADRCPTEKGLAELNGCPDTDDDKDGILNRADRCPAQAENVNGYQDDDGCPDDPDSDGDGIVDSKDACPKDAEDKDGFQDEDGCPDPDNDQDGVTDARDACINEAGPRENRGCPDKDRDGDGLVDRLDNCPDEKGTEKNKGCKEKQTVQIEEGQIRLLEAVFFENNKDVISPRSHKMLDSVAAILNSHPEIEKVRIEGHTDNQGQADYNMDLSQRRANAVAKYLESKNVAASRLEPRGFGQTRPIASNDTKEGRAKNRRVEFKIVGDADGVQTQQGNPTGTLEK
- a CDS encoding myxococcus cysteine-rich repeat containing protein produces the protein MKFSRAAISAAALTFALLVTLTGCGGTELSESTTQDPTQEGTYALATCGNGKLEEDEQCDDGNTTDGDGCSSTCTLEARANCGNGTLDDFEQCDDGNTTDGDGCSAICTIQGGYSCPASPASPSGPSVCAPRCGDGIKDTSEACDDGNTTDGDGCNATCTAVESSFGCKNTGASAFITRRGRTECLTRSNLGAPPGLPETAIQPDLSVPGRYRIQYVSGAISFSNNKNWRPGIMGVNYFTPAGEQAFSVGYTEGFDTREQALALAVNPGARTRVERDFEALTGDVRVTFIDNDCDLLNNTDNTITYRVDAMSICQLIPVVTDPPAGGITDPVLGGTASPGATVKVYIDGSTSPACEAVADSSGNWTCTISGYEEGEHSITKVTSTTLSATEESTPGIDFSLDNNPPAPPVITGPTPGSVLDTSTPVISGTAEANSTVTVREGDTVICTATTDASGAWSCTPTTPLSEGPHTVTATATDVAGNTSQPSNDDPFTISIPPDTTITKGPGESTENTTAEFEYASNESNVTYECSLDGQDFAPCETSYTVARGQHTLRVRAVDAAGNVDPTPAEYTWTVTEPAPGEPPVFAGNGCSAAPVSSWLALLGLLGLRRRSRR
- a CDS encoding serine/threonine-protein kinase, with product MGTTGTRPEVYDEELLLAVDEGLLSQEEAVALRAEALRLERSPLELLREQGVLSEDTLFLLREELSREGTGRHEGTATGGSRPEEADTLAPGTPGSAPPSPVTSSEEPREPAFPVPDWDRYQPVRFLGQGGMGLVFLAYDPLLRRNVALKFVRGEDPELARRFLAEARAQARVRHERVCEVYEVGEVQGRGFIAMRYVDGQPLGQLADSLTLEQKVLVLRQAAEGVHAAHRAGLIHRDIKPANILVERTEDGGLAPFVMDFGLARDWRDEGTATGAVLGTPHYMAPEQARGEVSRLDRRVDVYALGASLYALLTGQPPFTGANALEVITRIQSDELRPPRALDEDIPSDLEAIVLKCLEKERSARYDSARALVEDLERFLGGEPVLARQGLGYRLRKKVRKHRVALSLGTGALLVVTLALGQAVLARHEVAERERLSRRFTERVERIEASARYSALSRLHDTREDRKALRAEMNALEAEVRQAGPRARGPGQYALGRALLSLDDLEGARERLESAWELGYREPRVAWALALVLGNLYRDQLLLEVERRSPEQREARRRQLEQRYRDPALAYLRQAEGVDVHAPPSYVKALFAFHEARYEEALAHLDTLGSTQPWFYEAPLLRGDILLARATHRWNQGDSAGAQADLAAGRQAYATAIATAESEPAAHYALGRLELAALVIELYGQGNILPHYHRGLEALSHALAAAPDSYRALMLESGFHRRLAEQRITQSARDVEPLLEKAIAAARAAQELAPPRARVPLQLAVIWRLWARYRQQQGEDPREQLRQSIESFERLRPEERDYAFYANLGVTHRVWADYESEHGGDPFVHLGKAIDAYLAAIQLDERQADAWINLGSAYRQRASRPHAPDVPGDLERARDALERALTLNPTHLVACFQGATVSTQLAYRRRDRGEDPAPDIEKALTLYRKGLAINPKQPQLHNGLGLVLLWQAEQLWEDGGAPEALLSESQQAHEQARSVAPQQAYAYNNLGEVHALRATFQLANGEDPGPSLHTAVESYRKALELLPGDANFWANLARTHGLMATHVLEQGGDPRPELDRAEEAIARARQLHPRLGDAWRYLAEARGVRARWLARRDKAREEDFEEAAEAFQQALELEPRRQEYRLAAGHFHRAWAEWRTHRNADPTPLLKRGLEWAEQLLATRSRWARARALRASILLALADTAAPAEQRRTWRSQAREDLAQALAHNPHLGPMWRNQLAALQQPVAGPPVPQSAPATSSRPPPRAAGAPSSRPALPSSTRSFHRDASSASPRPSRDP